A segment of the Oncorhynchus nerka isolate Pitt River linkage group LG19, Oner_Uvic_2.0, whole genome shotgun sequence genome:
CGGAACCAATCAGACTTTAATATCCGATCGTAATGAACTGGACTGAATGTTGCTCTGAATTGCTCCGAGGCGTTGATGGGTCTCCACCGTATCATAATGCGGTTATAAATGCTAAGTACAGGAGTTACACCGCCTTCGTGTTATCTACAGTTCTCTATTGGACACGCATGGAGGAGGGAGGCGTGATACAGGAGAGAAGAAGGACTTTATATGAGGCTGTATCTGGTTTCGGTGAAAGCCTGTAGATTTCCTGTATAGGCCCGAGCTGCAGAGTATTCAACAAACAAGGTGGTGAATatatgtctgtaaaatgtgtttgTGCGCAGTATATTTTTTCATGAATAGTGAGGCAGTGTTGTTGGATTTAAATCAACTATATTTTTCCTTCTGAAGTGGAGGACGTGAAGACCTGTAAAGGTATGGAGAGATCTCAGTATATTCTAGTCGAAAACGAGACACAACAACCCTCCTGTTTTAAAACCATTAGGACTGTAAAAAGGAATAGATGTGTGTATCTATTTTGCTTGGGAACAATACATGCAAAGGGCTCTGATGAATAAATGGTGGAATTGTCTAAATAGAAATGTTTTCTCTTTTTATCGCAGGTAAAATGTCCAGAGTAAAGAGTAAGTCACACCATGCTAGAATTCATTCTGAGCTGGTCGTACACATTTCCTTGACAAAAAATACTAAACCAAGTATGTGAAGGGAAATGAGTTTGAGGTTGAATTTCTCATTTGTGTGTAAAAATGTCATTGGATGAAATGTGCTTGTTAAGATCAGGAGGTAATGCTGCGCTCTCCCTCCAAAACATTTACTTTCAATTTCCATAGTAGCATTCACGTTCTGCTATCCTATATTTATCATTTCTGTCAGATAAATATGTCTGCCTGGGATAGTTTGTTGTATTTTAGAGGTTAATATTGTCCCTGTCATTTTATGCCTATTTAAAAAAACGTTTTGCATGAATGTACTGATAGTATTTGTGTACCTGACAAAGATGATGACATTAAGCAAGACATTTTTTCTCTCGCACTGAACAGATGACTTTAAACTTACCACCGCTGATGACAGCGAGAGGGTTGGTCGTGGTCATGATGTCACCCTCCACTGTCACCTCTCCCCCAAAACCAGTGCAGTTGTCATGACGATCCGGTGGTTTAAGGGGGCAGAGTGCATTTACCTGTATAACAATGGCCAGGTGACAGAGAGCGTTGGCTACGAGGGCAGAGTCAGTCTGATGACGCCTGAGCTGGAGGGAGGCGACGTGTCCCTGAGGCTGAGAGACTTCAGGAGGTCAGACGTAGGGCGGTACAGATGTCAGGTCGTCCACGGAGAACAGAAGGAGGAGGCTGCAGTGGGTTTAGAGGTTGCTAGTGGTAAGGGCTCTGTAACTACAGTACATGTTAATATACACCTAAGCAACCATAACAACCCGTCTGTTTCCCTGTACAGCACACGGCTACTTCCTCATGTAGTTAGGAGTTTGTAGTAGGAGTTAGAGACTGGACTAGATGGATTCTGACTATCAACTAGCAGTAATGCATATGACAATCACTCTGAGATTTGAGCTTGATGTCCTGACCCTAACGCGTTTCAACCATTCCAGCGCAACTGGTCACGTCCCTTGATTCTGATTAGTAATGAATGTGATGAACACTCGTAACCCCTTTGATGCATATCACATCATCCTGGAATTTGATTGGATAATCAATGATTTGAAGGTACTGATAATAACTAATACGTTCATTTTTTTTTCATTATCATTACTCATGGCTCTCCATCTTGGATAATGAAGGATCACGATTGGACTTTGGTGAGTGATTACTCATTTGGCTGCTTTGTTTATTGACAACCAATAAGACAAAACCGATAGtaaaccagagtgtttcaatctGATACCATACAGAACTAGTGGCCTTGTAAACAGCAGAGTACTCTACACTTATCAGCACTCTTCCCAATTGTTCCGTTTATCTCGTATATCTCGATAAATTGTCCTGCATTTACATAGCCCTGCCTCCTCCAACACAATCTCTTCCTTAGAACTCAGCGTTAGACACTTCAAAAGGAATCGAGAATCAGCGTGAATTTAGCTTGATGTCCGAGTAGGAAGCATTAACACTGACTGCTTACCGGCGCAGGGCTTACGTCCCTTGATGCAAATTAGTAGTGAATTTGATGAACAGTCATTCCAATTTTATGCATGGTATTTGATCAAATGATTTAATACATCAGAAATGGAATTTAACGAGTGTAACAATGATAACTAATAGCCTGCATTCTGTTTTACATGGTCATGATTCGTGGATCTCCATCTTGGATAACGGAACGATTAGCTAGGTTATATGGTGAGTAACAAGGTATATATGTCTGTTCTGATTATTGATAACCAATAACACAAGACAAAGAACAGACCAGCGTTGCAGTATGATGCCATAGAGAAGTAGAGGCTTTGTGAAACATTCAGTCATTCTGCTCACATCCCTTTCCCTTGATGTACAACATTAATACATGTGATGAACACATGCAGGAGCGGCtttgggacaggtctctgaagtggcccagccagaacccggacttaaACCCGATTCAACATCTCTGcagggacctgaaaatagctgtgccacgacgctccccatccaacctgacagagcttgagaggatctgcagagaagaagaggagaaagtccccaaatacaggtgtgccaagcttgtagcatcatacccaagaagacttgaggctgtaatggctcccaaaggtgcttcaacaaagtactgcgtaaagggtctgaatacttatgtaaatgtgatacttcagttttttatttacatttttaatacatttgctaaaaattcaaataacctgtttttgctttgtcgttatggggtattgtgtgtagattaaatacattttagaataaggctgtaatgtaacagcattttgaaaaagtcaaggggtctgagtactttctgaatggACTGTAAACCCAGCgagtcagagaggaggagagactactGGAGGACACTaccagagaggtggagaagaggaagagagactaCTGGAGGACACTaccagagaggtggagaagaggaagagagactaCTGGAGGACACTaccagagaggtggagaagaggaagagagactaCTGGAGGACACTaccagagaggtggagaagaggaagagagactaCTGGAGGACACTaccagagaggtggagaagaggaagagagactaCTGGAGGACACTgccagagaggtggagaagaggaagagagactaCTGGAGAACACTaccagagaggtggagaagaggaagagagactaCTGGAGGACACTgccagagaggtggagaagaggaagagagactaCTGGAGGACACTaccagagaggtggagaagaggaagagagactaCTGGAGGACACTaccagagaggtggagaagaggaagagagactaCTGGAGGACACTaccagagaggtggagaagaggaagagacaagTGGATGCACTGGGAATGGACCTGCAGGACTCGAACAGCCAAGTAGAGAACTTCAGAGTCCAACTGCAGCGTCATTCCCCCCTAAAACAAAAAAGGCACAAGAAAGAGGATTTCTGAcaaccaccatctcagattgttctaaaAATcctttctgtagttagaaacagatgAGATGAGCATTTCTGAAAAATCATTTTGTTGAAACATATTTTGATCTCTGACCCCCAATTGGCCATTTTTATTTAAAGTGTTCATATAACCTTCAATAAATATTGTACCTCAGCTACCGATTTGGACAATACTTTTTCTTAACAATGAGCAAGACATGAGGAATCCGATATTGATGATCAAAAGCCACTCACAGACCCCCCCCCACACCTCAtgccaatcccaccccaacaaccagtatacagtaccCCACACCTCAtgccaatcccaccccaacaaccagtatacagtaccCCACACTTCAtgccaatcccaccccaacaaccagtatacagtaccCCACACTTCAtgccaatcccaccccaacaaccagtatacagtatcccacacctacatttacattacatttaagtcatttagcagacgctcttatccagagcgacttacaaattggtgcattcaccttatgacatccagtggaacagccactttacaatagtgcatctaaatattttaaggggggtgagaaggattactttatcctatcctaggtattccttaaagaggtggggtttcaggtgtctccggaaggtggtgattgactccgctgtcctggcgtcgtgagggagtttgttccaccattggggggccagagcagcgaacagttttgactgggctgagcgggaactgtacttcctcagtggtagggaggcgagcaggccagaggtggatgaacgcagtgcccttgtttgggtgtagggcctgatcagagcctggaggtactgaggtgccgttcccctcacagctccgtaggcaagcaccatggtcttgtagcggatgcgagcttcaactggaagccagtggagagagcggaggagcggggtgacgtgagagaacttgggaaggttgaacaccagacgggctgcggcgttctggatgagttgtaggggtttaatggcacaggcagggagcccagccaacagcgagttgcagtaatccagacgggagatgacaagtgcctggattaggacctgcgccgcttcctgtgtgaggcagggtcgtactctacggatgttgtagagcatgaacctcatgccaatcccaccccaacaaccagtatacagtatcccACACCTCAtgccaatcccaccccaacaaccagtatacagtatcccACACCTCAtgccaatcccaccccaacaaccagtatacagtatcccACACCTCAtgccaatcccaccccaacaaccagtatacagtatcgcACTCAGGTCCCAGAGCTGCTGGAGCAGGTATCATGTCCTCAACATTAAGGACAGGGCCCTTGGCACTCGGGTCCCAGAGCTGCTGGAGCAGGTACCAGGTCCTCAACATTAAGGACAGGGCCCTTGGCACTCAGGTCCCAGAGCTGCTGGAGCAGGTACCATGTCCTCAACATTAAGGACAGGGCCCTTGTTACTCAGGTCTCAGAGCTGCTGGAGCAGGTACCATGTCCTCAACATTAAGGACAGGGCCCTGGGCACTCAGGTCTCAGAGCTGCTGGAGCAGGTACCATGTCCTCAACATTAAGGACAGGGCCCTTGGCACTCAGGTCCCAGATCTGCTGGAGCAGGTATCATGTCCTCAACATTAAGGACAGGGCCCTTGGCACTCAGGTCCCAGAGCTGCTGGAGCAGGTACCATGTCCTCAACATTAAGGACAGGGCCCTTGGCACTCAGGTCCCAGAGCTGCTGGAGCAGGTACCATGTCCTCAGCATTAAGGACAGGGCCCTTGGCACTCGGGTCCCAGAGCTGCTGGAGCAGGTACCAGGTCCTCAACATTAAGGACAGGGCCCTTGGCACTCAGGTCCCAGAGCTGCTGGAGCAGGTACCATGTCCTCAACATTAAGGACAGGGCCCTTGTTACTCAGGTCTCAGAGCTGCTGGAGCAGGTACCATGTCCTCAACATTAAGGACAGGGCCCTGGGCACTCAGGTCTCAGAGCTGCTGGAGCAGGTACCATGTCCTCAACATTAAGGACAGGGCCCTTGGCACTCAGGTCCCAGATCTGCTGGAGCAGGTATCATGTCCTCAACATTAAGGACAGGGCCCTTGGCACTCAGGTCCCAGAGCTGCTGGAGCAGGTACCATGTCCTCAACATTAAGGACAGGGCCCTTGGCACTCAGGTCCCAGAGCTGCTGGAGCAGGTACCATGTCCTCAGCATTAAGGACAGGGCCCTTGGCACTCAGGTCCCAGAGCTGCTGGAGCAGGTACCATGTCCTCAGCATTAAGGACAGGGCCCTTGGCACTCAGCTCCCAGAGCTGCTGGAGCAGGTACCATGTCCTCAGCATTAAGGACAGGGCCCTTGGCACTCAGGTCCCAGAGCTGCTGGAGCAGGTACCATGTCCTCAGCATTAAGGACAGGGCCCTTGGC
Coding sequences within it:
- the LOC115146888 gene encoding butyrophilin-like protein 2 isoform X1, whose product is MSRVKSKSHHARIHSELVVHISLTKNTKPNDFKLTTADDSERVGRGHDVTLHCHLSPKTSAVVMTIRWFKGAECIYLYNNGQVTESVGYEGRVSLMTPELEGGDVSLRLRDFRRSDVGRYRCQVVHGEQKEEAAVGLEVASGSRLDFARLYGAALGQVSEVAQPEPGLKPDSTSLQGPENSCATTLPIQPDRA
- the LOC115146888 gene encoding butyrophilin-like protein 2 isoform X2; the protein is MSRVKNDFKLTTADDSERVGRGHDVTLHCHLSPKTSAVVMTIRWFKGAECIYLYNNGQVTESVGYEGRVSLMTPELEGGDVSLRLRDFRRSDVGRYRCQVVHGEQKEEAAVGLEVASGSRLDFARLYGAALGQVSEVAQPEPGLKPDSTSLQGPENSCATTLPIQPDRA